In Labilithrix sp., a single genomic region encodes these proteins:
- a CDS encoding HTTM domain-containing protein gives MAAALSRPAPLGAVARTRVLARAWEPVDAASLVAFRFLLGALVAASAIRQWAKGAIHDQFVVPTHFFPYDGLSFVRPLPGDGMYAVYIVLALAGAGLALGVRTRVSGAIAFLAFTYAHACDVTNYLNHYYLVSLLLGIATVLPLGAGHAKLPRWMLWLVRFQIGLVYFYGGVGKLQADWLVRAMPLRIWLAGAGDFPVLGPLLRVDETAWIMSWLGAAFDLSIPFLLLVKRTRPFAYGAVIVFHLVTSRLFQIGMFPWVMIALTLVFFEPSWPRRFVRLRGGVAQVPRWSLPLAAAYAAFQFLYPLRSHLYPGNVLWTEEGYRFSWRVMLIEKAGLAELTAHDPVSGAKREVRARDYLTPLQVKMMSTQPDLVASFARTIADEAERRGERRPRVTADVFVTLNGRPSARLLDPEVDLAAEPPRILPAPSAPSPTTAGDEDVVEAKVVSPAETREGAQPAKTPAAGCSSRGRHERCAVEHGGRRRPRRRDSLPPPNDG, from the coding sequence ATGGCGGCGGCGCTCTCGCGTCCCGCGCCGCTCGGCGCCGTCGCGAGGACACGCGTGCTCGCGCGCGCGTGGGAGCCCGTCGACGCCGCGTCGCTCGTCGCGTTCCGGTTCCTCCTCGGCGCGCTCGTCGCCGCCTCCGCGATCCGGCAGTGGGCCAAGGGCGCGATCCACGATCAGTTCGTCGTCCCGACCCACTTCTTTCCGTACGACGGCCTCTCGTTCGTCCGCCCGCTCCCCGGGGACGGGATGTATGCAGTCTACATCGTCCTCGCGCTCGCCGGCGCCGGCCTCGCGCTCGGCGTGCGCACCCGCGTCAGCGGCGCGATCGCGTTCCTCGCCTTCACGTACGCGCACGCGTGCGACGTCACGAACTACCTGAACCACTACTACCTCGTGAGCCTCTTGCTCGGGATCGCGACGGTGCTCCCGCTCGGGGCCGGTCACGCGAAGCTCCCGCGCTGGATGCTCTGGCTCGTGCGCTTCCAGATCGGGCTCGTCTACTTCTACGGCGGGGTCGGGAAGCTCCAAGCGGACTGGCTCGTCCGCGCGATGCCGCTCCGGATCTGGCTCGCCGGCGCGGGCGACTTCCCGGTGCTGGGGCCGCTCCTTCGCGTCGACGAGACGGCGTGGATCATGAGCTGGCTCGGCGCGGCGTTCGACCTGTCGATCCCGTTCCTGCTCCTCGTGAAGCGCACGCGGCCGTTCGCGTACGGCGCCGTCATCGTCTTCCACCTCGTCACGTCGCGCCTCTTCCAGATCGGGATGTTCCCGTGGGTGATGATCGCGCTGACGCTCGTGTTCTTCGAGCCGTCGTGGCCGCGCCGCTTCGTGCGCCTCCGCGGCGGCGTCGCGCAGGTTCCTCGCTGGTCGCTCCCGCTCGCGGCCGCCTACGCCGCGTTCCAGTTTCTCTACCCGCTCCGGAGCCACCTCTATCCCGGCAACGTGCTGTGGACGGAGGAGGGCTATCGCTTCTCGTGGCGCGTGATGCTCATCGAGAAGGCCGGCCTCGCCGAGCTCACCGCGCACGATCCCGTGAGCGGCGCGAAGCGCGAGGTCCGCGCGCGCGACTACCTCACGCCGCTCCAGGTGAAGATGATGTCGACGCAGCCGGACCTCGTCGCGAGCTTCGCGCGGACGATCGCGGACGAGGCCGAGCGCCGCGGCGAGCGGAGACCGCGCGTCACCGCCGACGTCTTCGTGACGCTCAACGGCCGCCCGTCCGCGCGCCTCCTCGATCCCGAGGTCGACCTCGCCGCGGAGCCGCCGCGGATCTTGCCCGCTCCCTCGGCGCCTTCACCGACGACGGCAGGGGACGAGGACGTGGTCGAGGCCAAGGTGGTCTCTCCGGCGGAGACGAGGGAGGGCGCGCAGCCGGCCAAGACGCCGGCGGCAGGCTGCTCGTCGAGGGGGCGGCACGAGCGATGCGCCGTGGAACATGGTGGCCGTCGTCGTCCTCGTCGTCGCGATAGTCTTCCGCCGCCGAACGACGGCTAG
- a CDS encoding thiol oxidoreductase produces the protein MSPAARVLSVALLAAACSGADDAEPAQLTPDTELSAGAGTVFDTTRDAFSRPVGNLDGPGRDEFFLGNAIFSRSWVTAPASVSDFDGLGPLFNAGNCSSCHFKDGRGRPPTKPDEDFVSILVRLSVPGAGPHGEPIPDPVYGEQLQQDAVHGVAKEGKPRVTYVERAGAYADGEAYSLRVPTYTIEELGYGALAPGVMLSPRTAPSIVGMGLLEAIPAATLEALADPDDRDRDGISGRANHVWDPIAQRATIGRFGWKANAATIPQQDAAAFVNDMGITSTVFAAEICSGAQSACAAAPTGPFPQLREDLRAQVDFYVRTLGVPARRKPMADAVRRGRAMFDAARCSTCHLPTIRTGDAFEIPELARQELHPFSDLLLHDMGPDLADGRPDFEASGVEWRTPPLWGIGLVEHVNRHTFFLHDGRARGFAEAILWHGGEAAAARDAFVAMPKTDRDALVAFLGSL, from the coding sequence GTGAGCCCTGCGGCCCGCGTCCTCTCGGTCGCCCTGCTCGCAGCAGCGTGCAGCGGCGCCGACGACGCGGAGCCGGCTCAGCTCACCCCCGACACCGAGCTCAGCGCTGGGGCGGGCACCGTCTTCGACACCACGCGCGACGCGTTCAGCCGCCCCGTCGGCAACCTCGACGGTCCCGGGCGCGACGAGTTCTTCCTCGGCAACGCCATCTTCAGCCGGAGCTGGGTCACCGCCCCCGCGTCCGTCTCCGACTTCGACGGGCTCGGTCCGCTCTTCAACGCCGGCAACTGCTCGTCCTGCCACTTCAAGGACGGTCGCGGCCGCCCGCCGACGAAGCCGGACGAGGACTTCGTGTCGATCCTCGTCCGCCTCTCCGTCCCCGGCGCGGGCCCGCACGGCGAGCCGATCCCCGATCCCGTCTATGGCGAGCAGCTCCAGCAGGACGCGGTCCACGGCGTCGCGAAGGAAGGGAAGCCCCGCGTCACCTACGTCGAGCGCGCCGGCGCGTACGCGGACGGCGAGGCGTACTCGCTGCGCGTCCCGACGTACACGATCGAGGAGCTCGGCTACGGAGCCCTCGCCCCCGGCGTGATGCTCTCGCCGCGCACCGCGCCGAGCATCGTCGGGATGGGGCTCCTCGAGGCGATCCCCGCGGCCACGCTCGAGGCGCTCGCCGATCCCGACGATCGCGATCGCGACGGGATCTCGGGGCGCGCCAACCACGTCTGGGACCCGATCGCGCAGCGCGCCACGATCGGCCGCTTCGGCTGGAAGGCGAACGCGGCGACGATCCCGCAGCAGGACGCGGCCGCGTTCGTGAACGACATGGGGATCACGTCGACCGTGTTCGCGGCGGAGATCTGCAGCGGCGCGCAGTCCGCGTGCGCCGCCGCTCCGACCGGACCCTTCCCGCAGCTGCGCGAGGACCTCCGCGCGCAGGTCGACTTCTACGTCCGCACGCTCGGCGTGCCCGCGCGCCGCAAGCCGATGGCCGACGCGGTCCGGCGCGGGCGCGCCATGTTCGACGCCGCGCGCTGCTCCACGTGCCACCTCCCGACGATCCGCACCGGCGACGCGTTCGAGATCCCCGAGCTCGCGCGCCAGGAGCTCCATCCGTTCAGCGACCTCCTCCTCCACGACATGGGGCCCGACCTCGCCGACGGCCGCCCCGACTTCGAGGCGAGCGGCGTCGAGTGGCGCACCCCTCCGCTCTGGGGTATCGGGCTCGTCGAGCACGTGAACCGACACACGTTCTTCCTCCACGACGGGCGCGCGCGCGGCTTCGCGGAGGCGATCCTCTGGCACGGCGGCGAGGCGGCGGCGGCGCGCGACGCCTTCGTCGCCATGCCCAAGACCGACCGCGACGCGCTCGTCGCCTTCCTCGGATCCCTTTGA
- a CDS encoding hemerythrin domain-containing protein produces MGTPPLQELAHDHRELSGLLVAVHEALTRVERGASRLDDELHELTDGIEAFREALLDHFAREQEGVLPWIASRSAASSARVDELIAQHDRIAETLTAVVKDLGSFELATWSAALARFETLYAEHTQSETAFFAEVAASLADDPAATSQLRELLAER; encoded by the coding sequence GTGGGTACCCCGCCACTTCAGGAGCTCGCTCACGACCATCGCGAGCTTTCGGGTCTCCTCGTCGCCGTGCATGAGGCCCTCACGCGCGTCGAACGAGGGGCGTCGCGCCTCGACGACGAGCTGCACGAGCTCACCGACGGCATCGAGGCCTTCCGCGAAGCCCTCCTCGACCACTTCGCGCGCGAACAAGAAGGCGTCCTCCCCTGGATCGCGAGCCGCTCCGCCGCCTCGAGCGCGCGCGTCGACGAGCTCATCGCCCAGCACGACCGCATCGCCGAGACCCTCACCGCCGTCGTGAAAGACCTCGGCAGCTTCGAGCTCGCGACCTGGAGCGCCGCCCTCGCCCGCTTCGAAACCCTCTACGCCGAGCACACCCAGTCCGAAACGGCCTTCTTCGCCGAGGTCGCTGCCTCCCTCGCCGACGATCCCGCCGCGACCTCACAGCTCCGCGAGCTCCTCGCCGAGCGATGA
- a CDS encoding iron-regulated protein, translating to MVLGAVVVCLGACGDDDTSTTPPPGGVVGDPLKDAAPVVANYAGNVHANYTDCLESAKAMKTAIDAFVAAPSEETLEAAKKAWIAARLPYGPSEAYRFYSGPIDNEEDGPEGQLNAWPLDESFIDYTVETPDSGIINDAAFELTRESIIGKNSEGDNEANVATGYHAIEFLLWGQDTTEPSEKKPGARPFTDYTTEKNAERRKTYLTLVTDLLIDDLQSLVDAWAPGAENYAKTFAADPKVAIKDMLRGIGSMANGELAGERMTVAYKLKSQEDEHSCFSDTTAADLRGNFLGIKNVYLGTYASRSGPGITTLVAAVDAALDTKVKSDLAAAEAAFDAIQAEPFDSAIMSDDDAPARKAVLTAIEATKTIAKDIPEVGAKLGISFTGDDIEEPSGPDAEL from the coding sequence TTGGTTCTCGGGGCGGTGGTGGTGTGTCTGGGAGCGTGCGGTGATGACGACACCAGCACGACGCCCCCGCCGGGTGGGGTCGTCGGCGATCCGCTGAAGGACGCGGCGCCCGTCGTCGCCAACTACGCCGGCAACGTGCATGCGAACTACACGGATTGCCTCGAGAGCGCGAAGGCGATGAAGACCGCGATCGATGCGTTCGTCGCGGCGCCGTCGGAGGAGACGCTCGAGGCGGCGAAGAAGGCGTGGATCGCCGCGCGCCTGCCCTACGGGCCGAGCGAGGCGTACCGCTTCTACTCCGGGCCGATCGACAACGAAGAAGACGGGCCCGAGGGGCAGCTCAACGCGTGGCCGCTCGACGAGAGCTTCATCGACTACACGGTCGAGACGCCGGACTCGGGCATCATCAACGACGCCGCGTTCGAGCTCACGCGTGAGTCGATCATCGGCAAGAACTCCGAGGGCGACAACGAGGCGAACGTCGCGACCGGATACCACGCGATCGAGTTCCTGCTCTGGGGCCAGGACACCACCGAGCCCTCCGAGAAGAAGCCGGGCGCGCGGCCGTTCACCGACTACACGACCGAGAAGAACGCCGAGCGCCGGAAGACGTACCTCACGCTCGTCACCGACCTCCTCATCGACGACCTCCAGTCCCTCGTCGACGCGTGGGCCCCCGGCGCCGAGAACTACGCCAAGACCTTCGCCGCCGACCCGAAGGTCGCGATCAAGGACATGCTCCGCGGCATCGGCTCGATGGCGAACGGCGAGCTCGCCGGCGAGCGCATGACCGTGGCCTACAAGCTCAAGAGCCAGGAGGACGAGCACTCCTGCTTCAGCGACACCACCGCCGCCGACCTCCGCGGCAACTTCCTCGGCATCAAGAACGTGTACCTCGGCACGTACGCCTCGCGCTCGGGCCCGGGCATCACTACGCTCGTCGCCGCAGTGGACGCCGCCCTCGACACGAAGGTGAAGAGCGACCTCGCCGCGGCCGAGGCCGCCTTCGACGCGATCCAGGCCGAGCCCTTCGACTCCGCGATCATGTCCGACGACGACGCCCCCGCGCGCAAGGCCGTGCTCACGGCGATCGAGGCGACGAAGACGATCGCGAAGGACATCCCCGAGGTCGGCGCGAAGCTCGGCATCTCGTTCACCGGCGACGACATCGAGGAACCGTCCGGGCCGGACGCCGAGCTGTGA
- a CDS encoding imelysin family protein — protein sequence MMHLSRRHVVALLGLSLLGCRKDSGPEPPDRGKILSDLTTNIVRPAYDDAVTDVRALEARAIALRDAPTAESLAAARAAWRKARATWKFTDAFLFGPADDLAITAGAIDTAGDAVKLEKRISDGSTIDAATIAKLGANERGFGAVEVLLFDPARDDVVMLGAFGDAGSRRGTLATVVAADLTAKVTAVRDAWSPAGFGDQLAKAGRGSTIYTAEHQGIDAVVNALVSAAEIIIALRLAKPLGLDVTPNVARPELIESPRADASLDDILAALAGIEAVYFGRRGAAQGLPLADAVADRNPSADARLRDALVQAKAAVTAVPGPLRTAVVDRRDPVIAAHVACREVKRALAIDVAGALGTSVGFAVTDGD from the coding sequence ATGATGCACCTCTCTCGCCGTCACGTCGTCGCTCTCCTCGGTCTCTCGCTCCTCGGCTGCCGTAAGGACAGCGGGCCCGAGCCGCCCGATCGCGGGAAGATCCTCTCCGATCTGACGACCAACATAGTCCGCCCCGCGTACGACGACGCCGTCACCGACGTGAGGGCGCTCGAGGCTAGGGCGATCGCGCTCCGGGACGCTCCGACCGCGGAGTCGCTCGCGGCCGCGCGCGCGGCGTGGCGCAAGGCGCGCGCGACGTGGAAGTTCACCGACGCGTTCCTCTTCGGCCCCGCCGACGACCTCGCGATCACGGCGGGGGCGATCGACACCGCCGGCGACGCGGTGAAGCTCGAGAAGCGGATCAGCGACGGCTCCACGATCGACGCGGCCACGATCGCGAAGCTCGGCGCGAACGAGCGCGGCTTCGGCGCGGTCGAGGTGCTCCTCTTCGATCCGGCGCGCGACGACGTCGTGATGCTCGGCGCGTTCGGCGACGCCGGGAGCCGGCGCGGGACCCTCGCCACCGTCGTCGCCGCCGACCTCACGGCGAAGGTCACCGCCGTGCGCGACGCGTGGTCCCCGGCCGGCTTCGGCGATCAGCTCGCGAAGGCCGGACGCGGGAGCACGATCTACACCGCCGAGCACCAGGGGATCGACGCGGTCGTGAACGCGCTCGTCTCCGCCGCGGAGATCATCATCGCGCTCCGGCTCGCGAAGCCGCTCGGCCTCGACGTCACGCCCAACGTGGCGCGGCCGGAGCTGATCGAGTCGCCGCGCGCGGACGCGTCGCTCGACGACATCCTCGCCGCGCTCGCCGGGATCGAGGCGGTGTACTTCGGCCGCCGCGGCGCCGCGCAAGGGCTGCCGCTCGCGGACGCGGTCGCCGATCGCAACCCGAGCGCCGACGCGCGCTTGCGCGACGCGCTCGTGCAGGCAAAGGCGGCGGTGACCGCGGTGCCGGGCCCGCTCCGCACCGCCGTCGTCGACCGGCGCGATCCCGTCATCGCCGCGCACGTCGCGTGCCGCGAGGTGAAGCGCGCGCTCGCGATCGACGTCGCGGGCGCGCTCGGGACCAGCGTCGGCTTCGCGGTGACGGACGGCGACTGA